In Spinacia oleracea cultivar Varoflay chromosome 5, BTI_SOV_V1, whole genome shotgun sequence, a single window of DNA contains:
- the LOC110799670 gene encoding protein NEN1 — translation MAEERSEIAFFDVETTIPLRQGQGFTILEFGAILVCPRKLVELENYSTLICPRDMSLISSKSERCNGITRAAVSVAPPFSLLADKIFDILNGRIWAGHNITRFDCPRIREAFAEIGRPPPEPKGIIDSLALLTERFGRRAGNMKMATLATYFGLGQQTHRSLDDVRMNLEVLKYCATVLFLESSLPDILIRDSWVSPTTTARRTRSGGRISPMEMSYAPNPDPISENHPNQFLGEQILNFVEPVRPETESFDMRRLSEDIMDDAIQEVDAAEKSPETESPEISRPLTISEGCSSLSGFLTPDNVSIPSISASLVPFYRGSQRIQILHDNVVLKLHCSHLKVRFGISGKFVDHAGRPRLNFVVDVPPNVCQVLDSCDNHAQSLFMESGSTSDWKPMVARKGYWSSPTIRLHIPTVVTGNVAKYGTEIFQKEAASGAEEKVLFSEFDAAELDRMFAAGTLIDAFFSLDPYDYQQSAGIRLVAEKLVIHS, via the exons ATGGCGGAAGAAAGGTCAGAAATCGCATTCTTCGATGTCGAAACAACGATACCATTGAGACAAGGTCAAGGCTTCACAATTCTTGAATTCGGAGCTATTTTAGTTTGCCCTAGGAAGCTCGTTGAGCTCGAGAATTACTCCACTCTTATATGCCCTAGAGATATGTCTCTCATCTCCTCAAAATCGGAACGATGCAATGGTATTACACGCGCCGCTGTATCCGTCgctcctcctttctctctcctcgccgATAAAATCTTCGACATCCTTAATG GGAGGATTTGGGCGGGGCATAACATAACGAGGTTTGATTGTCCTCGGATTAGAGAAGCGTTTGCGGAGATTGGGCGTCCACCGCCGGAGCCGAAAGGGATTATTGATTCTTTGGCTTTGCTTACTGAGAGATTTGGTCGCCGAGCTGGTAATATGAAG ATGGCCACTCTTGCCACGTACTTTGGATTGGGTCAGCAAACTCATAG GAGCTTGGATGATGTGCGCATGAATCTTGAAGTCCTCAAGTATTGTGCAACTGTTCTCTTCTTG GAGTCAAGCCTCCCAGACATTCTTATTAGAGATAGTTGGGTTTCTCCGACTACAACTGCCAGAAGAACTCGTAGTGGCGGGAGAATTTCACCAATGGAAATGAGCTATGCTCCCAACCCAGATCCCATTTCCGAAAACCATCCAAATCAATTCTTAGGGGAACAGATTCTCAATTTTGTTGAGCCTGTTAGACCTGAAACGGAATCATTTGATATGAGAAGGCTTTCTGAGGATATAATGGATGATGCTATCCAAGAAGTTGATGCAGCAGAGAAAAGCCCTGAAACCGAATCCCCTGAAATATCTCGTCCATTGACGATATCTGAGGGCTGCAGCAGTTTGTCTGGTTTTTTGACTCCTGATAATGTTTCTATTCCTTCTATCAGTGCATCTCTAGTCCCATTCTATCGCGGGAGTCAAAGGATTCAGATACTGCATGACAATGTTGTATTGAAGCTTCATTGTAGTCATCTGAAAGTGCGATTTGGAATTAGTGGAAAGTTTGTAGATCATGCAGGCCGCCCGAGGTTGAACTTTGTGGTAGATGTTCCTCCAAACGTTTGTCAAGTTCTCGATTCTTGTGATAATCATGCACAGAGCTTGTTCATGGAGTCTGGTAGCACATCTGATTGGAAGCCCATGGTAGCCAGAAAGGGTTACTGGAGCTCCCCTACTATACGACTCCA CATACCTACTGTTGTAACTGGGAATGTTGCAAAATATGGCACTGAAATATTCCAGAAAGAAGCTGCTTCAGGTGCTGAGGAAAAGGTCCTTTTTAGTGAATTCGATGCTGCAGAACTTGACCGCATGTTCGCTGCTGGAACTCTGATTGACGCATTCTTCTCCTTGGATCCATATGATTACCAGCAGAGTGCAGGCATCCGATTAGTGGCTGAAAAGCTTGTTATCCATTCTTAG
- the LOC130461279 gene encoding uncharacterized protein isoform X1 — MLVSLFFPFRMSAIWLLLRYGSHSFDIRVGDMEKYRLLKLFLDIFEESVKQDVFLPSTFSLYVEGPCGKVELNDDKTLRLLWGWNWGKDTAEIWVEGTDKPGLVFRNAVATIENHRKEKERQLKERQEELLRAQREEEEAMRKQQEREDILREIQEQMEYTVAMEVPVVDCEDMKVEYVRVISKDDADEVFPGCSQPQQTQESPKKQPTPPKHTNHVASKSKGKDKPASKKLTPKRRASAKQPTPQKQPTPPKQPTKQPTPPPPPPPPQKEPTQPKQQQHTPPPEHPTSPPQQQQHTPPPEHPTPPPQHHTPPPPPQNPTPPQNNQTDEPNNQAPPDQAQPVKKKGGRARPEGFRVNKVTAKKAGTWVSKGKGKGRKGTGRSKTPGVFADVGEICSEEESEDSDYEESDSEQEDVLNDWIDSDVDDEVIPDDIPDLGFEDCLNGSSKMDKAYKNGKIWTDQPYGSIKLEPWLIFHDKATFLEVLRSYCIQEGFGLSVERADNRRYTAVCAVESCDWRIHASRLFDNVSWAIKVISGSHRTCGRLEENPVVTSEWLCKHMLGEIEANPEIPVETLRRYAQEKFQLRVKKRLLYKVRSMAKGKLHGGWAEAYELLPRYAEMIKQTNPGSHALITWGASSGDVNPKFRACFFSFAAQVRGFLRGCRPIIGIDGAHLSGFYKGILLTAVGIDGNNEIFVLAYGIVDTESCDSWTYFMRCLRQMFEQEGCNRDDWTFISDRMKGVELAVRETFPRATRRVCCQHLYMNCKNNGFSGSAFHKLFWIAANAYNEYVFGKAMEKISEYNANATAYLNSCIEQWSRHKFDSTVCCDHNTTNFVESFNACTKPFRDMPVFSLLEAIRSWCMQRVGARFDKAVDMEEGQLTAYALKELEERTAESRLCYATACGGGEFEVRDGHVNFPIRLATRSCACGKWQICGIPCKHALRVIYDQRMNPHDFISPWFKAATYKLTYAEHIHPMADPSQWPDFGLPSIHPPTIKRPSGRPAKKRKRGANEPKKGKRNTNVKCGKCREFGHNSRTCKSGGTSATGPSTSKSGAAGASTSNGGPNTRKRSKAAA, encoded by the exons ATGttagtttcattattttttccCTTTAGGATGAGTGCTATTTGGTTGTTACTACGTTATGGGTCACATAGTTTTGATATTAGAGTGGGAGACATGGAAAAATATCGTTTGTTGAAGTTGTTTCTTGATATCTTTGAGGAATCAGTTAAGCAAGATGTTTTTTTGCCTAGTACCTTTAGCTTGTATGTTGAGGGTCCTTGTGGTAAGGTTGAATTGAATGATGATAAGACTTTAAGGCTTCTGTGGGGATGGAATTGGGGTAAAGACACTGCTGAAATTTGGGTTGAGGGAACAGATAAACCAGGATTGGTGTTTAGGAATGCTGTTGCAACAATTGAGAATCATAGAAAGGAAAAAGAGAGACAACTTAAGGAGAGACAAGAGGAACTGTTGAGGGCTCaaagagaggaggaagaggCAATGAGGAAACAACAGGAAAGGGAGGACATTTTGAGGGAAATACAGGAACAAATGGAGTACACTGTGGCTATGGAGGTCCCTGTTGTTGATTGTGAGGACATGAAGGTTGAGTATGTGAGAGTCATTAGCAAAGATGATGCTGATGAGGTGTTTCCAGGTTGCTCTCAACCACAACAAACACAAGAATCCCCAAAGAAACAACCCACCCCACCCAAACACACAAATCATGTTGCTTCTAAGTCAAAAGGCAAGGATAAGCCTGCTTCTAAGAAACTAACCCCCAAAAGGAGGGCATCAGCTAAACAACCCACCCCACAGAAACAACCCACCCCACCTAAACAACCCACCAAACAACCTacaccaccacccccaccaccCCCACCACAGAAAGAACCCACCCaaccaaaacaacaacaacacacaccacCGCCAGAACATCCCACCTCtccaccacaacaacaacaacacacaccacCACCAGAACATCCCACCCCTCCACCACAACATCAcacccctccaccaccaccacaaaatCCCACTCCACCACAGAACAACCAAACTGATGAGCCTAACAATCAAGCACCACCTGATCAAGCTCAGCCAGTGAAAAAGAAGGGGGGCAGAGCTAGACCTGAGGGGTTTAGGGTTAACAAAGTCACTGCTAAGAAGGCTGGAACTTGGGTTTCCAAGGGAAAGGGAAAAGGGAGAAAGGGTACAGGAAGGTCTAAGACACCAGGGGTTTTTGCTGATGTTGGTGAGATATGTTCAGAAGAGGAGAGTGAGGATTCTGATTATGAGGAATCAGATTCTGAACAAGAGGATGTTCTGAATGATTGGATTGATtctgatgttgatgatgaggtGATTCCTGATGATATTCCTGATTTGGGGTTTGAGGATTGTCTAAATGGTTCCTCAAAGATGGATAAGGCCTATAAAAATGGCAAAATATGGACTGATCAACCATATGGGTCCATTAAGTTAGAACCCTGGTTGATCTTTCATGATAAGGCCACATTTCTTGAAGTGTTGAGAAGTTACTGCATACAGGAGGGGTTTGGGCTTAGTGTTGAGAGGGCTGACAATAGGAGGTACACAGCAGTGTGTGCAGTGGAGTCATGTGACTGGAGGATACATGCCAGTAGGTTGTTTGACAATGTTAGCTGGGCCATTAAGGTGATCAGTGGGTCCCACAGAACTTGTGGGAGGCTTGAGGAGAATCCAGTGGTGACCTCTGAGTGGTTGTGTAAGCATATGTTGGGGGAAATAGAGGCAAATCCAGAGATTCCAGTGGAGACATTGAGGAGGTATGCACAGGAGAAGTTTCAGTTGAGGGTGAAAAAGAGGCTATTGTACAAGGTCAGGAGTATGGCAAAGGGAAAGCTGCATGGTGGTTGGGCTGAAGCATATGAGCTGTTGCCTAGATATGCTGAGATGATTAAGCAAACAAACCCAGGGAGTCATGCACTTATAACATGGGGGGCCAGTAGTGGGGATGTGAACCCAAAATTCAGAGCTTGCTTCTTCTCATTTGCTGCACAAGTCAGGGGGTTTCTAAGGGGTTGTAGGCCCATAATTGGAATAGATGGGGCTCATTTAAGTGGTTTCTACAAGGGCATTCTACTGACAGCAGTTGGCATAGATGGGAACAATGAAATTTTTGTTCTTGCCTATGGGATAGTAGACACTGAGAGTTGTGACAGTTGGACCTACTTCATGAGATGTTTGAGGCAAATGTTTGAGCAGGAGGGTTGCAACAGAGATGATTGGACCTTCATCAGTGATAGGATGAAG GGTGTTGAGTTGGCAGTTAGAGAAACTTTTCCTAGAGCAACTAGGAGAGTTTGCTGCCAACACCTATACATGAATTGTAAGAACAATGGCTTCAGTGGATCTGCATTCCACAAGCTCTTTTGGATAGCTGCTAATGCATACAATGAGTATGTGTTTGGTAAGGCCATGGAAAAGATCAGTGAGTACAATGCAAATGCCACTGCATACTTGAACAGCTGCATTGAGCAGTGGTCTAGGCATAAGTTTGACTCTACTGtttgttgtgatcacaacacaACAAACTTTGTGGAGTCATTCAATGCATGCACAAAGCCCTTCAGAGACATGCCTGTCTTCTCATTATTGGAAG CAATCAGAAGTTGGTGTATGCAGAGGGTGGGGGCTAGATTTGACAAGGCAGTTGACATGGAGGAAGGTCAGCTCACTGCATATGCATTGAAAGAGTTAGAGGAGAGGACAGCTGAGTCCAGGTTATGTTATGCCACAGCATGTGGAGGGGGTGAATTTGAGGTTAGGGATGGACATGTCAACTTCCCAATTAGGCTTGCAACAAGAAGTTGTGCCTGTGGGAAGTGGCAGATTTGTGGAATCCCCTGCAAGCATGCACTGAGGGTCATATATGACCAAAGGATGAACCCCCATGATTTCATATCCCCATGGTTCAAGGCTGCTACATACAAGCTAACCTATGCAGAACATATTCATCCTATGGCAGATCCATCTCAGTGGCCTGACTTTGGCCTTCCTTCCATTCATCCTCCAACCATCAAAAGACCATCTGGCAGACCtgctaagaagagaaagagaggggCAAATGAACCAAAGAAAGGGAAGAGGAACACAAATGTGAAATGTGGAAAGTGTAGAGAGTTTGGTCACAACTCAAGAACATGCAAGAGTGGAGGAACAAGTGCCACTGGACCAAGTACTTCAAAGAGTGGTGCAGCAGGAGCAAGTACATCAAATGGGGGACCAAACACAAGGAAGAGGTCAAAGGCAGCTGCATAG
- the LOC130461279 gene encoding uncharacterized protein isoform X2 produces MSAIWLLLRYGSHSFDIRVGDMEKYRLLKLFLDIFEESVKQDVFLPSTFSLYVEGPCGKVELNDDKTLRLLWGWNWGKDTAEIWVEGTDKPGLVFRNAVATIENHRKEKERQLKERQEELLRAQREEEEAMRKQQEREDILREIQEQMEYTVAMEVPVVDCEDMKVEYVRVISKDDADEVFPGCSQPQQTQESPKKQPTPPKHTNHVASKSKGKDKPASKKLTPKRRASAKQPTPQKQPTPPKQPTKQPTPPPPPPPPQKEPTQPKQQQHTPPPEHPTSPPQQQQHTPPPEHPTPPPQHHTPPPPPQNPTPPQNNQTDEPNNQAPPDQAQPVKKKGGRARPEGFRVNKVTAKKAGTWVSKGKGKGRKGTGRSKTPGVFADVGEICSEEESEDSDYEESDSEQEDVLNDWIDSDVDDEVIPDDIPDLGFEDCLNGSSKMDKAYKNGKIWTDQPYGSIKLEPWLIFHDKATFLEVLRSYCIQEGFGLSVERADNRRYTAVCAVESCDWRIHASRLFDNVSWAIKVISGSHRTCGRLEENPVVTSEWLCKHMLGEIEANPEIPVETLRRYAQEKFQLRVKKRLLYKVRSMAKGKLHGGWAEAYELLPRYAEMIKQTNPGSHALITWGASSGDVNPKFRACFFSFAAQVRGFLRGCRPIIGIDGAHLSGFYKGILLTAVGIDGNNEIFVLAYGIVDTESCDSWTYFMRCLRQMFEQEGCNRDDWTFISDRMKGVELAVRETFPRATRRVCCQHLYMNCKNNGFSGSAFHKLFWIAANAYNEYVFGKAMEKISEYNANATAYLNSCIEQWSRHKFDSTVCCDHNTTNFVESFNACTKPFRDMPVFSLLEAIRSWCMQRVGARFDKAVDMEEGQLTAYALKELEERTAESRLCYATACGGGEFEVRDGHVNFPIRLATRSCACGKWQICGIPCKHALRVIYDQRMNPHDFISPWFKAATYKLTYAEHIHPMADPSQWPDFGLPSIHPPTIKRPSGRPAKKRKRGANEPKKGKRNTNVKCGKCREFGHNSRTCKSGGTSATGPSTSKSGAAGASTSNGGPNTRKRSKAAA; encoded by the exons ATGAGTGCTATTTGGTTGTTACTACGTTATGGGTCACATAGTTTTGATATTAGAGTGGGAGACATGGAAAAATATCGTTTGTTGAAGTTGTTTCTTGATATCTTTGAGGAATCAGTTAAGCAAGATGTTTTTTTGCCTAGTACCTTTAGCTTGTATGTTGAGGGTCCTTGTGGTAAGGTTGAATTGAATGATGATAAGACTTTAAGGCTTCTGTGGGGATGGAATTGGGGTAAAGACACTGCTGAAATTTGGGTTGAGGGAACAGATAAACCAGGATTGGTGTTTAGGAATGCTGTTGCAACAATTGAGAATCATAGAAAGGAAAAAGAGAGACAACTTAAGGAGAGACAAGAGGAACTGTTGAGGGCTCaaagagaggaggaagaggCAATGAGGAAACAACAGGAAAGGGAGGACATTTTGAGGGAAATACAGGAACAAATGGAGTACACTGTGGCTATGGAGGTCCCTGTTGTTGATTGTGAGGACATGAAGGTTGAGTATGTGAGAGTCATTAGCAAAGATGATGCTGATGAGGTGTTTCCAGGTTGCTCTCAACCACAACAAACACAAGAATCCCCAAAGAAACAACCCACCCCACCCAAACACACAAATCATGTTGCTTCTAAGTCAAAAGGCAAGGATAAGCCTGCTTCTAAGAAACTAACCCCCAAAAGGAGGGCATCAGCTAAACAACCCACCCCACAGAAACAACCCACCCCACCTAAACAACCCACCAAACAACCTacaccaccacccccaccaccCCCACCACAGAAAGAACCCACCCaaccaaaacaacaacaacacacaccacCGCCAGAACATCCCACCTCtccaccacaacaacaacaacacacaccacCACCAGAACATCCCACCCCTCCACCACAACATCAcacccctccaccaccaccacaaaatCCCACTCCACCACAGAACAACCAAACTGATGAGCCTAACAATCAAGCACCACCTGATCAAGCTCAGCCAGTGAAAAAGAAGGGGGGCAGAGCTAGACCTGAGGGGTTTAGGGTTAACAAAGTCACTGCTAAGAAGGCTGGAACTTGGGTTTCCAAGGGAAAGGGAAAAGGGAGAAAGGGTACAGGAAGGTCTAAGACACCAGGGGTTTTTGCTGATGTTGGTGAGATATGTTCAGAAGAGGAGAGTGAGGATTCTGATTATGAGGAATCAGATTCTGAACAAGAGGATGTTCTGAATGATTGGATTGATtctgatgttgatgatgaggtGATTCCTGATGATATTCCTGATTTGGGGTTTGAGGATTGTCTAAATGGTTCCTCAAAGATGGATAAGGCCTATAAAAATGGCAAAATATGGACTGATCAACCATATGGGTCCATTAAGTTAGAACCCTGGTTGATCTTTCATGATAAGGCCACATTTCTTGAAGTGTTGAGAAGTTACTGCATACAGGAGGGGTTTGGGCTTAGTGTTGAGAGGGCTGACAATAGGAGGTACACAGCAGTGTGTGCAGTGGAGTCATGTGACTGGAGGATACATGCCAGTAGGTTGTTTGACAATGTTAGCTGGGCCATTAAGGTGATCAGTGGGTCCCACAGAACTTGTGGGAGGCTTGAGGAGAATCCAGTGGTGACCTCTGAGTGGTTGTGTAAGCATATGTTGGGGGAAATAGAGGCAAATCCAGAGATTCCAGTGGAGACATTGAGGAGGTATGCACAGGAGAAGTTTCAGTTGAGGGTGAAAAAGAGGCTATTGTACAAGGTCAGGAGTATGGCAAAGGGAAAGCTGCATGGTGGTTGGGCTGAAGCATATGAGCTGTTGCCTAGATATGCTGAGATGATTAAGCAAACAAACCCAGGGAGTCATGCACTTATAACATGGGGGGCCAGTAGTGGGGATGTGAACCCAAAATTCAGAGCTTGCTTCTTCTCATTTGCTGCACAAGTCAGGGGGTTTCTAAGGGGTTGTAGGCCCATAATTGGAATAGATGGGGCTCATTTAAGTGGTTTCTACAAGGGCATTCTACTGACAGCAGTTGGCATAGATGGGAACAATGAAATTTTTGTTCTTGCCTATGGGATAGTAGACACTGAGAGTTGTGACAGTTGGACCTACTTCATGAGATGTTTGAGGCAAATGTTTGAGCAGGAGGGTTGCAACAGAGATGATTGGACCTTCATCAGTGATAGGATGAAG GGTGTTGAGTTGGCAGTTAGAGAAACTTTTCCTAGAGCAACTAGGAGAGTTTGCTGCCAACACCTATACATGAATTGTAAGAACAATGGCTTCAGTGGATCTGCATTCCACAAGCTCTTTTGGATAGCTGCTAATGCATACAATGAGTATGTGTTTGGTAAGGCCATGGAAAAGATCAGTGAGTACAATGCAAATGCCACTGCATACTTGAACAGCTGCATTGAGCAGTGGTCTAGGCATAAGTTTGACTCTACTGtttgttgtgatcacaacacaACAAACTTTGTGGAGTCATTCAATGCATGCACAAAGCCCTTCAGAGACATGCCTGTCTTCTCATTATTGGAAG CAATCAGAAGTTGGTGTATGCAGAGGGTGGGGGCTAGATTTGACAAGGCAGTTGACATGGAGGAAGGTCAGCTCACTGCATATGCATTGAAAGAGTTAGAGGAGAGGACAGCTGAGTCCAGGTTATGTTATGCCACAGCATGTGGAGGGGGTGAATTTGAGGTTAGGGATGGACATGTCAACTTCCCAATTAGGCTTGCAACAAGAAGTTGTGCCTGTGGGAAGTGGCAGATTTGTGGAATCCCCTGCAAGCATGCACTGAGGGTCATATATGACCAAAGGATGAACCCCCATGATTTCATATCCCCATGGTTCAAGGCTGCTACATACAAGCTAACCTATGCAGAACATATTCATCCTATGGCAGATCCATCTCAGTGGCCTGACTTTGGCCTTCCTTCCATTCATCCTCCAACCATCAAAAGACCATCTGGCAGACCtgctaagaagagaaagagaggggCAAATGAACCAAAGAAAGGGAAGAGGAACACAAATGTGAAATGTGGAAAGTGTAGAGAGTTTGGTCACAACTCAAGAACATGCAAGAGTGGAGGAACAAGTGCCACTGGACCAAGTACTTCAAAGAGTGGTGCAGCAGGAGCAAGTACATCAAATGGGGGACCAAACACAAGGAAGAGGTCAAAGGCAGCTGCATAG
- the LOC110799659 gene encoding uncharacterized protein yields the protein MDPCPFVRLTVGNLALKVPVAAKAARTVIHPTTSPCFCKIKLKGFPIQTAYIPSENNSPDGNHHHHPQTTFITAATFHLSKDDLNKLAGKSIFAGKLVLKISIFTGKTGATCGLKNSGRLLGKLCVPLELKGAESKAVIFHNGWISVGKESQFHVNVRADPDPRFVFQFDGEPECSPLVFQIKGNIRQPVFTCNFSFRTTSSHHHHRSRSSEQGSGRGWLSSFGSERERTGKERKGWSVTVHDLSGSPVAAASMVTPFVASPGSDRVSRSNPGSWLILRPGEGTWKPWGRLEAWRERGAHDGLGYRFELIPDMSANSGVGVVLAESTLNTAKGGTFSIDLGCNHFNNNHNGSGSNRGSQRSCSSSSPGCSPRRGSGDIGMGFVMAARVEGEGKCSKPTVEVSVQHVTCTEDAAAYVALAAAVDLSIDACRLFSQKLRKELCHTNDLGS from the exons ATGGACCCTTGTCCGTTTGTTCGGCTTACCGTCGGGAACCTTGCGCTGAAAGTTCCGGTAGCAGCGAAAGCAGCGCGCACAGTAATCCACCCAACAACCTCCCCATGCTTTTGTAAAATCAAACTCAAGGGTTTCCCAATTCAAACCGCCTACATTCCTTCGGAAAACAACTCTCCAGAtggcaaccaccaccaccaccctcaAACCACCTTCATCACCGCTGCGACCTTCCATTTAAGCAAGGATGACCTCAACAAACTCGCGGGGAAATCAATATTCGCTGGGAAACTGGTTTTGAAGATATCTATATTTACCGGAAAAACAGGGGCTACCTGTGGTCTGAAAAACTCAGGAAGATTGCTAGGGAAGCTTTGTGTGCCTTTGGAACTTAAGGGGGCTGAATCAAAGGCTGTCATTTTTCATAACGGGTGGATTTCTGTTGGGAAGGAATCGCAGTTTCATGTTAATGTGAGGGCTGATCCTGATCCTAGGTTTGTATTTCAGTTTGACGGTGAGCCGGAGTGTAGTCCTCTGGTTTTTCAGATCAAAGGGAATATTCGTCAGCCTGTTTTTACTTGCAATTTTAGCTTCCGTACCACCTCCTCTCACCACCATCACCGTTCAAG ATCATCGGAGCAAGGGAGTGGAAGAGGGTGGTTGAGTTCGTTTGGAAGCGAAAGGGAAAGAACCGggaaagagagaaaagggtGGTCAGTGACGGTTCATGACTTATCCGGTTCACCGGTTGCGGCCGCATCAATGGTAACCCCATTCGTAGCGTCTCCTGGTTCAGATAGAGTGAGCCGGTCTAACCCTGGTTCATGGCTTATACTTAGACCGGGGGAGGGAACTTGGAAGCCGTGGGGCCGGCTGGAGGCATGGAGGGAGAGAGGAGCTCATGACGGGCTCGGGTATCGGTTCGAGTTGATTCCAGACATGAGCGCTAATTCAGGGGTAGGGGTGGTCTTAGCTGAGTCAACTCTTAACACAGCTAAAGGTGGAACATTCTCAATTGACTTAGGTTGTAATCACTTCAATAATAATCATAATGGAAGTGGTtctaacagggggagtcaacgTAGTTGTAGTTCCAGTTCACCCGGGTGCAGTCCAAGGAGAGGTAGTGGTGATATTGGGATGGGTTTTGTGATGGCAGCTCGTGTGGAAGGGGAAGGGAAGTGTAGTAAGCCGACAGTGGAGGTAAGCGTGCAGCACGTCACCTGCACGGAGGATGCAGCAGCGTATGTAGCGCTTGCCGCTGCAGTTGATCTTAGCATTGATGCTTGTAGGCTTTTCTCTCAAAAGCTTAGGAAGGAGCTTTGTCATACTAATGATCTGGGTAGCTGA